In Vigna unguiculata cultivar IT97K-499-35 chromosome 3, ASM411807v1, whole genome shotgun sequence, a single genomic region encodes these proteins:
- the LOC114175922 gene encoding probable DNA primase large subunit, with protein sequence MKIFRPQSRRNILSSSSDAVSVPTIPLYRSAPSLDVRLEEFESFAIDRLRVLKGISDGMSRGKKPEEMENLVKDLWKVNMRHQHASEVLHKDIISHFALRLVYCRTEDLRKWFLSMESALFRYRFRLLKNAEAQRAVMEEFDLPYRAVSNVEFESIKEKLGQVARSTGQPLPTADAIFYKVPFEEVPELVAGRKVLISQGYAYVAMNQIVSLVATLFRSQLSKTLILTNRKWTSSIREQEKHRLTPIVEAMCSSYLGPDYSQSREYADISLKDIDQVAKSSFPLCMRHLFDKLKEDHHLKHGGRMQLGLFLKGVGLNLDDALAFWRAEFSKKVGLEKFEKQYAYGIRHNYGKEGKRTDYSPYSCTKIISSTPGTGDHHGCPYRHFSEENLRAALGRMGVNSRAMEDVIDKARNRHYQLACTLTFEALHGMPCDAGINHPNQYFSDSRKILQSKKDPSA encoded by the exons AtgaaaatttttcgtcctcagAGTCGCAGGAACATCTTGTCTTCCTCCTCCGACGCCGTTTCTGTTCCCACAATCCCCCTCTATCGCTCTGCTCCCTCACTCGATGTTAGGCTCGAGGAGTTCGAGTCCTTCGCCATCGACCGCCTCCGAg TTCTCAAGGGCATTTCTGATGGTATGTCGCGGGGGAAAAAACCGGAAGAAATGgaaaatttg GTAAAGGACCTGTGGAAAGTGAATATGAGACACCAACACGCGTCTGAGGTTCTGCACAAGGATATTATATCTCATTTTGCTCTACGTCTTGTGTATTGCAGAAC GGAGGACTTGAGGAAATGGTTTCTTTCCATGGAATCTGCACTCTTTCGCTACCGCTTTCGTCTTCTGAAGAATGCTGAAGCTCAG CGAGCAGTCATGGAAGAATTTGACCTTCCTTACAGGGCCGTTAGTAATGTGGAATTTGAG aGCATAAAGGAGAAATTGGGACAAGTTGCACGGTCTACGGGTCAACCTTTACCCACTG CTGATGCTATCTTCTATAAG GTACCCTTTGAAGAAGTTCCAGAGCTTGTGGCTGGGCGGAAAGTATTAATTAGTCAAGGATATGCATATGTTGCAATGAATCAG ATTGTTTCACTTGTAGCCACACTATTCCGCAGTCAGCTATCAAAGACACTCATCCTTACAAACAG AAAATGGACATCTTCAATTCGAGAACAAGAGAAACATAGGTTGACTCCT ATTGTGGAAGCCATGTGCTCAAGTTATTTGGGTCCTGACTATTCTCAG TCAAGAGAATATGCTGATATATCACTAAAGGACATTGATCAAGTGGCCAAGAGCTCATTTCCTTTGTGCATGCGCCACCTGTTTGATAAG CTAAAAGAGGATCATCATTTAAAGCATGGAGGGAGAATGCAACTAGGCCTCTTTCTCAAG GGTGTTGGCTTGAATCTGGATGATGCACTTGCTTTTTGGAGGGCAGAGTTCTCTAAAAAG GTTGGTTTGGAGAAGTTTGAGAAACAGTACGCGTACGGCATTCGTCATAATTATGGAAAGGAAGGGAAGAGAACA GATTATTCTCCCTATTCTTGTACAAAGATCATCTCATCGACTCCTGGAACGGGAGATCATCATGGTTGTCCCTATCGACATTTCAG CGAGGAGAATCTAAGAGCTGCTCTCGGCAGAATGGGGGTAAACAGTAGAGCAATGGAAGATGTTATAGACAAAGCGAGAAATAGACATTACCAG TTGGCTTGCACTTTGACATTTGAAGCTCTTCATGGCATGCCGTGTGATGCAGGGATTAACCATCCAAATCAATACTTCAGTGACAGCAGAAAGATATTACAGTCAAAG